A genome region from uncultured Roseibium sp. includes the following:
- a CDS encoding DUF1761 domain-containing protein, which produces MMFDGVNLVSVAVAATVAFVFGAVWYGVLGKAWMKAAGLTKEETRPNPKTLLLTFLCQLLMAFVLVGVIFHTGETTLKTGLISAALIWLGFVVTTQIVNHRFQGSPWALTLIDGGHWLGVLLIQGAVIGLIG; this is translated from the coding sequence ATGATGTTCGATGGTGTCAACCTGGTCTCAGTCGCCGTTGCCGCGACAGTCGCTTTTGTCTTTGGCGCTGTTTGGTACGGTGTACTGGGGAAAGCCTGGATGAAGGCGGCCGGCCTGACGAAAGAAGAAACCCGGCCGAACCCGAAAACTCTCCTTCTCACTTTCCTCTGCCAGCTCTTGATGGCCTTCGTGCTGGTGGGCGTGATCTTTCATACCGGCGAGACGACCCTGAAAACGGGATTGATCTCGGCAGCGCTGATATGGTTAGGATTCGTGGTGACGACTCAGATCGTCAATCACCGGTTTCAGGGGTCTCCTTGGGCTCTGACCCTGATCGACGGAGGCCACTGGCTCGGTGTGCTCCTCATCCAGGGGGCGGTGATCGGTCTCATCGGTTAG